A DNA window from Corynebacterium ciconiae DSM 44920 contains the following coding sequences:
- a CDS encoding TrmH family RNA methyltransferase — translation MGVAIVLDSSSDPRFADYRDLNSSDRRPDGRGGKGLVIAEGNLVTERLLHSRCRVRSIVGFEPKLSRFLAQPGVSEQIERRGIPVYSTTREILADVAGFDLHRGLLAAADRPEPREVSGVIEQARTLVIAEGVGDHENIGSLFRNAAGLGVDGVLFGAGCADPLYRRVVRVSMGHVLRLPFAHLEGGYTTWQRSLDEVREAGFHIVSLTPNPKAALLKDALVDEHGEPYEKVALLIGAEGPGLTEHAMRATDIRARIPMAAGTDSLNVATAAAVALYERARSLA, via the coding sequence GTGGGCGTGGCCATTGTTCTAGATTCGAGTTCCGATCCCCGCTTCGCTGACTACCGTGATCTCAACTCCTCCGATCGTCGCCCCGATGGGCGTGGCGGCAAGGGGCTGGTGATCGCGGAAGGCAACCTCGTCACCGAGAGGTTGCTGCACTCGCGCTGCAGGGTGCGTTCCATCGTGGGCTTCGAGCCGAAGCTATCCCGCTTCCTCGCCCAGCCGGGAGTGAGCGAGCAGATCGAGCGCCGCGGCATCCCCGTGTATTCCACCACCCGCGAGATCCTGGCCGATGTGGCTGGGTTTGATCTTCATCGGGGCCTCCTCGCCGCCGCCGACCGCCCTGAGCCCAGAGAGGTCTCGGGTGTGATCGAGCAGGCGCGAACCCTCGTGATTGCCGAGGGAGTGGGAGATCACGAAAATATCGGCTCCCTTTTCCGCAATGCCGCAGGCCTCGGTGTCGATGGGGTGCTCTTCGGCGCCGGCTGCGCCGATCCGCTCTACCGCCGAGTAGTGCGCGTATCCATGGGCCATGTGCTGCGCCTGCCCTTCGCGCATCTGGAAGGGGGATACACCACCTGGCAACGCAGCCTCGACGAGGTGCGTGAGGCCGGGTTCCACATCGTCTCGCTCACCCCCAACCCAAAGGCCGCGCTACTTAAAGACGCGCTGGTAGACGAACACGGCGAGCCCTACGAGAAAGTGGCGCTACTCATTGGCGCCGAAGGGCCTGGGCTGACCGAGCACGCCATGCGCGCCACCGATATTCGAGCCCGCATCCCCATGGCCGCAGGAACCGACTCCCTCAATGTGGCCACCGCCGCAGCGGTGGCACTCTACGAGCGGGCGCGGTCGCTTGCTTAA
- a CDS encoding LysE family translocator encodes MLGPLLTFLVANTIGMVSPGPDTVLIVRLAGRSRHQALAAALGIVTGATFWTALTVAGMAQVLQRFPDLLGVLQLLGGCYLMYMGASIARAGWRARRNSPHIPEAAVAPVKVRRAYLTGLATNLSNPKIVLFMAAVLSQFLPVGASLGVHLIYIGAVSLSALLWFTTLAFVLSTRRVSRAMLGLSPQIDMVSGAVFVLIGLSVAIPGLRELLEGVGV; translated from the coding sequence ATGCTTGGACCCCTACTGACCTTTTTGGTGGCGAACACCATCGGCATGGTCTCGCCAGGGCCGGACACCGTGCTCATCGTGCGCCTTGCGGGCCGCAGCCGGCACCAGGCGCTGGCCGCAGCGCTGGGTATCGTCACCGGCGCCACCTTCTGGACGGCGCTGACGGTGGCGGGGATGGCACAGGTGCTGCAGCGTTTTCCCGATCTGCTTGGCGTGCTGCAGCTGCTCGGCGGCTGCTATCTCATGTACATGGGTGCCTCCATTGCCCGCGCCGGGTGGCGCGCACGCAGGAACTCACCCCACATCCCCGAGGCCGCAGTGGCGCCAGTGAAGGTGCGCCGCGCCTATCTCACAGGGCTGGCCACCAATCTCTCCAATCCCAAAATCGTGCTCTTTATGGCCGCGGTGCTCAGCCAATTTCTGCCCGTCGGCGCCAGCCTGGGGGTGCACTTGATCTACATCGGCGCGGTGAGCCTCTCGGCGCTGCTGTGGTTTACCACCCTCGCCTTCGTGCTCTCCACCCGCCGCGTCAGCCGCGCCATGCTGGGCCTGAGCCCGCAGATCGATATGGTCTCCGGGGCGGTGTTTGTGCTCATCGGTCTCAGCGTGGCCATACCTGGGCTGCGCGAGCTGCTGGAAGGCGTTGGCGTGTAG
- a CDS encoding NCS2 family permease: MTAPQHPEVAEQKPRAAREPKSRLDSFFSITERGSTVGTEIRAGMVTFLAMAYIVLLNPLILGGIEDRTGHSLGIPQVAAVTALAAGVMSIAFGVFARYPFGIATGLGINTLVAVTLVSAEGLTWPEAMGLVVIDGIIIVVLAVSGFRVAVFRAIPHSLKAAMGVGIGMFIAMIGLVDAGFVRRIPDAAGTTVPVTLGIDGSIASWPTFVFVLGLIICGVLVARNVRGGLFIGIVTTTIIAMIVESFTNSGPSFVDGEPNPTGWSLAVPTLPESIGSTPDLSLVGAVDLFGAFAQIGALSASLLVFTLVLANFFDAMGTMTALGRQAGLSDENGTLPDMKRALVVEGVGAVVGGGCSSSSNTVYIDSAAGIADGARTGLANVVTGIMFLLAMFLTPLYEVVPIEAAAPVLVIVGALMMGQIREIDFTEFHVALPAFLTIVAMPFTYSIANGIGVGFVAYTAMAVAAGKAKQVHWLLWLISALFVVYFAIDPILAAVH, translated from the coding sequence ATGACAGCCCCGCAACATCCCGAGGTCGCCGAGCAGAAGCCTCGCGCCGCCCGCGAGCCGAAGAGCAGGCTCGATTCCTTTTTCTCTATTACTGAACGCGGTTCGACCGTGGGCACCGAGATCCGCGCAGGCATGGTCACCTTCTTGGCCATGGCCTATATCGTGCTGTTGAACCCGCTGATTTTGGGCGGTATCGAAGACCGCACTGGGCATTCGCTCGGCATCCCGCAGGTGGCTGCCGTAACGGCGCTCGCCGCCGGTGTGATGTCCATCGCCTTCGGCGTCTTCGCCCGTTACCCCTTCGGCATCGCCACAGGTCTGGGCATCAACACCTTGGTGGCCGTCACCCTCGTTTCCGCCGAAGGTCTCACCTGGCCCGAGGCCATGGGCTTGGTGGTGATTGACGGCATCATCATCGTTGTCCTCGCTGTCTCTGGTTTCCGCGTCGCGGTCTTCCGCGCCATTCCCCACTCGCTCAAGGCCGCGATGGGCGTGGGTATTGGCATGTTCATCGCCATGATTGGGCTTGTCGACGCCGGCTTCGTGCGTCGCATCCCCGATGCCGCAGGCACCACCGTGCCGGTGACTCTCGGCATCGACGGCTCGATTGCCTCGTGGCCCACCTTCGTCTTCGTCCTCGGCCTGATCATCTGCGGTGTGCTGGTGGCACGCAATGTCCGCGGCGGGCTGTTCATCGGTATTGTCACCACCACCATCATCGCGATGATCGTGGAGTCCTTCACCAACTCGGGGCCCTCCTTTGTCGACGGCGAGCCCAACCCCACCGGTTGGTCGCTGGCGGTGCCCACCCTGCCCGAATCCATCGGTTCCACCCCGGATCTCTCCCTAGTGGGCGCGGTGGATCTTTTCGGCGCCTTCGCTCAGATTGGTGCCTTGTCTGCCTCGCTTTTGGTGTTCACCCTGGTGTTGGCGAACTTCTTTGACGCTATGGGCACCATGACGGCGCTGGGTCGCCAAGCCGGCTTGAGCGACGAAAACGGCACTCTGCCCGATATGAAGCGCGCCCTCGTGGTGGAGGGTGTGGGCGCCGTGGTGGGCGGCGGCTGCTCCTCCTCGTCGAACACCGTCTACATCGATTCCGCCGCCGGCATCGCCGATGGTGCCCGCACTGGCCTGGCCAACGTGGTCACCGGCATCATGTTCCTGCTCGCGATGTTTCTCACCCCGCTCTATGAGGTGGTGCCGATTGAGGCTGCCGCACCGGTGCTGGTGATCGTCGGCGCGCTGATGATGGGGCAAATCCGCGAGATCGATTTCACCGAATTCCACGTGGCCCTGCCGGCCTTCCTCACCATCGTGGCCATGCCCTTTACCTACTCGATCGCCAATGGCATCGGCGTGGGGTTTGTGGCCTACACCGCTATGGCCGTGGCCGCTGGCAAAGCCAAGCAGGTGCATTGGTTGCTGTGGCTGATCTCTGCGCTATTCGTGGTGTACTTCGCCATCGACCCGATCCTCGCGGCTGTACACTAG